In the genome of Carnobacterium pleistocenium FTR1, one region contains:
- a CDS encoding DUF4362 domain-containing protein, producing the protein MLFGIGCSKSTKSNSDNDSSYTSEIAIKNGDVVNFHGKEYNVEKLEQFLSNVKKGNNDKIRITQYTVEGAAIITDLDYDGNVINYTYDTTRDDYGIKKIENKKLDGDTIYKSGSNYYLKDSPDNILLY; encoded by the coding sequence ATGCTTTTTGGTATCGGGTGTAGCAAATCTACTAAATCAAATTCTGATAATGATTCCTCTTATACTTCTGAAATAGCCATTAAAAATGGCGATGTAGTAAATTTCCATGGAAAAGAATACAATGTCGAGAAGTTGGAACAATTCTTAAGTAATGTTAAAAAAGGTAACAATGATAAAATACGTATTACCCAGTATACAGTCGAAGGTGCTGCAATAATAACAGACTTAGATTACGATGGTAATGTGATTAATTATACTTATGATACAACAAGAGATGATTATGGAATAAAAAAGATAGAAAACAAGAAATTAGATGGCGATACGATTTATAAAAGTGGTTCTAACTATTATTTAAAAGACAGCCCTGATAATATTTTGCTTTATTGA
- a CDS encoding C1 family peptidase, protein MGIDNKLLTEFKNQFDADSTNQVIKGAIAKVGINDASLDNNLLRRHPFEFSNETKRGTITNQKASGRCWMFAALNTARVDTMKKLNMDSFEFSQNYTLFWDKLEKSNYFLDSILETLDETQDSRIISHLLMDPVQDGGQWDMFSGLLEKYGAVPKSVMPETFHSSNTRKLNEILTSKLREFACQLREGHQAGASLEESTAKKEKMLYFIYSVLVKALGEVPETFTYAYRNKDNEYCRIEDTTPQAFFKEYVSWDLTSLVSLLNAPTKDKPFGRAYTVKYLGTVKEAKPIQYINVPIQVLKEAAVAAIKDNQPVWFGCDVGKMLVRDVGIMDEHSYSYELTLGEGNGLTKAQRLDYGDSLLTHAMVFVGVDLDEQGQPLTWKVENSWGDKVGKKGIYSMSDKWFEEFNYQIAVDKKYIPEKWMKALEEPTIELEPWDPMGALALVK, encoded by the coding sequence ATGGGAATCGATAATAAATTATTAACAGAATTTAAGAACCAATTTGATGCAGATAGCACAAATCAAGTAATAAAAGGCGCTATTGCAAAAGTAGGGATAAATGATGCTTCTTTAGACAACAATTTGTTAAGAAGACATCCTTTTGAGTTTTCAAATGAAACAAAACGCGGAACTATAACGAATCAAAAAGCTAGTGGTCGTTGTTGGATGTTTGCGGCTTTAAATACAGCTCGTGTAGACACGATGAAGAAATTAAACATGGATAGCTTTGAGTTTTCACAAAATTATACGTTGTTTTGGGATAAATTAGAGAAATCAAATTATTTCTTAGATAGTATTTTGGAAACACTTGATGAAACCCAAGATTCTAGAATTATTTCTCATCTTTTAATGGATCCGGTTCAAGATGGTGGACAATGGGATATGTTTTCAGGGTTGTTGGAAAAATATGGTGCTGTCCCTAAATCAGTTATGCCAGAAACTTTTCATTCTTCTAACACTAGAAAATTAAATGAAATACTGACATCTAAATTAAGAGAATTTGCTTGCCAACTACGTGAAGGACATCAAGCAGGAGCATCACTAGAAGAATCAACAGCTAAAAAAGAAAAAATGTTGTATTTTATTTATAGCGTACTGGTAAAAGCTTTAGGAGAAGTTCCTGAAACCTTTACTTATGCCTATCGAAATAAAGACAACGAATACTGTCGCATTGAAGACACTACGCCGCAAGCTTTCTTCAAAGAATATGTAAGCTGGGATCTAACAAGTCTAGTGAGCCTGTTAAATGCGCCAACAAAGGATAAACCTTTTGGTAGAGCCTATACAGTTAAATATTTAGGAACAGTGAAAGAAGCTAAGCCGATTCAATACATCAATGTTCCCATCCAAGTTTTAAAAGAAGCTGCAGTTGCTGCTATTAAAGACAATCAACCCGTTTGGTTTGGTTGTGATGTAGGTAAAATGTTAGTGAGAGATGTTGGAATTATGGATGAACATAGTTATAGTTATGAGTTGACGCTAGGTGAAGGAAACGGTTTGACAAAAGCTCAGCGCTTAGATTACGGAGACAGTCTATTAACTCATGCAATGGTTTTCGTTGGAGTGGATCTAGATGAACAAGGCCAACCTCTAACATGGAAAGTTGAGAACAGTTGGGGAGATAAAGTTGGTAAAAAAGGAATCTATTCTATGAGCGATAAATGGTTTGAAGAATTTAACTACCAAATCGCAGTGGATAAAAAATACATTCCTGAAAAATGGATGAAAGCTTTAGAAGAACCCACTATTGAATTAGAACCTTGGGATCCTATGGGAGCATTAGCGCTAGTAAAGTAA
- a CDS encoding heavy-metal-associated domain-containing protein: MKKILTIEGMKCEGCASTVVEKLGSIEGVERVVVDLENKQAVVESQNEIEETAFIQSLSDTNYSVTK; this comes from the coding sequence ATGAAAAAAATATTAACGATCGAAGGTATGAAGTGTGAAGGTTGTGCTAGCACGGTGGTTGAAAAACTAGGTTCTATTGAAGGCGTTGAACGTGTAGTCGTTGATTTAGAAAATAAACAGGCTGTTGTTGAAAGCCAAAATGAAATCGAGGAAACAGCGTTTATCCAATCACTAAGCGACACAAATTATTCCGTAACCAAATAA